Proteins co-encoded in one Acinetobacter lwoffii genomic window:
- a CDS encoding SPOR domain-containing protein, protein MFGKTQRGVSERPNKPKKPLIPTWLGTLVIILIVLSFLMALMLWKPWEPVKPQVQTSSEHLQEEDTNKDYRFYDLLPQQQVTPIPEQAVPETKSQNAVVIVEAPRPEVPEPVANPEPGLEASEAPVAAPASYILQVRSFDDPDQADARRAEIILNGLSADVVRSVENGKVWYRVVSGPYDSAEAAIIAQQTLQNSGIDSIVVKR, encoded by the coding sequence GTGTTTGGAAAAACGCAACGCGGTGTATCTGAAAGACCGAATAAGCCTAAAAAGCCACTGATTCCGACCTGGCTCGGCACACTCGTGATCATTTTAATCGTGTTAAGTTTTTTAATGGCACTGATGCTGTGGAAGCCATGGGAACCGGTTAAGCCTCAAGTGCAGACCAGCTCTGAGCATCTTCAGGAAGAAGATACCAATAAAGACTACCGCTTTTACGATTTGTTGCCACAACAACAAGTGACTCCGATTCCTGAACAGGCTGTACCAGAAACCAAAAGTCAGAATGCTGTAGTCATTGTAGAAGCGCCTCGACCGGAAGTGCCTGAACCTGTAGCCAATCCCGAACCTGGCTTAGAAGCCAGCGAAGCACCAGTTGCAGCTCCGGCCAGCTATATTCTGCAGGTCCGCAGTTTTGATGATCCGGATCAGGCCGATGCGCGCCGCGCGGAAATTATTCTGAATGGCCTGTCTGCCGATGTGGTCAGAAGCGTAGAAAATGGCAAAGTCTGGTATCGTGTGGTTTCAGGACCTTATGACTCTGCAGAAGCGGCGATTATCGCGCAGCAAACCTTGCAAAATAGCGGGATTGATTCAATTGTAGTGAAACGATAA
- the asd gene encoding archaetidylserine decarboxylase (Phosphatidylserine decarboxylase is synthesized as a single chain precursor. Generation of the pyruvoyl active site from a Ser is coupled to cleavage of a Gly-Ser bond between the larger (beta) and smaller (alpha chains). It is an integral membrane protein.) translates to MSITSRLKQQFFIKAQRLVPQHRLSRVVGKIAASENPIIKTAVISAFKAQYGIDMSIAEQANALKFKSFNEFFTRALKEGIRAVDPDASSVVSPADGAISQLGKIENGDVFQAKGQKFTVEALIADPQLAEPFKNGEFATVYLSPRDYHRVHMPFAGTLTETLYVPGELFSVNQVTAENIPGLFARNERMVCLFDTEIGRMAVVLVGAMIVAGIETVATGKVKPSGRIELNQHDLFLEKGAELGRFYLGSTAVILFEENKMQWDAAFKANSLVNMGEALGHTV, encoded by the coding sequence TTGAGCATCACATCACGTTTAAAACAACAGTTTTTTATTAAAGCTCAACGATTAGTACCGCAACATCGCTTGTCTCGCGTGGTCGGCAAAATTGCTGCCAGCGAAAACCCGATTATTAAAACGGCTGTGATTAGCGCCTTTAAGGCCCAGTACGGCATTGATATGTCGATTGCTGAACAGGCCAATGCCCTGAAGTTCAAATCTTTTAATGAATTCTTTACCCGAGCCCTGAAAGAAGGCATCCGCGCGGTTGATCCAGATGCCAGTAGCGTTGTTTCGCCAGCAGATGGTGCGATTTCCCAGCTCGGTAAAATTGAAAATGGTGATGTGTTTCAGGCCAAAGGTCAAAAATTTACTGTAGAAGCGCTGATTGCTGATCCGCAACTGGCTGAACCTTTCAAAAATGGCGAGTTTGCGACGGTGTATTTGTCGCCACGTGATTATCACCGTGTGCATATGCCATTTGCAGGTACATTAACTGAAACCTTGTATGTACCGGGCGAGCTGTTCTCGGTCAATCAGGTCACGGCAGAAAATATTCCGGGCCTGTTTGCCCGCAATGAACGCATGGTCTGCCTGTTTGATACTGAAATCGGCCGTATGGCGGTGGTGCTGGTTGGCGCGATGATCGTGGCGGGTATTGAAACCGTCGCCACCGGCAAGGTTAAACCTTCTGGCCGGATCGAGTTAAACCAGCATGATCTGTTCCTGGAAAAAGGCGCCGAACTGGGACGTTTCTACCTCGGTTCAACTGCGGTGATTTTATTTGAAGAAAATAAAATGCAGTGGGATGCAGCCTTCAAGGCCAATTCTCTGGTGAATATGGGTGAAGCGCTAGGACATACAGTTTAA
- a CDS encoding sulfurtransferase codes for MTASAFNFGLLIEAEDLVPYLGHEKLRIVDLSRASVYEQLHIPHALHLQPKLLVRQEEHSMGLLPDIDGLQALIAYLNISPEHHVVAYDDEGGAWAGRLLWNLHCLGFENTSLLNGGIHAWLGAGLPTSSAQEIFSPVSHLVPVNLEQKAVFQIGYDELRQLVEKQEVQLWDCRTEDEYTGLRLAARRGGHIPGARHFEWSTALNRQNHLKLQPLPRTQQRLEQLGFDLNRPVVVYCQSHHRSGLAYILGRLLGWKIRAYDGAWSEWGNRLNSPIATGEVPS; via the coding sequence ATGACCGCTTCAGCCTTTAATTTTGGCCTGCTGATTGAGGCAGAAGATTTAGTTCCCTATCTGGGCCATGAAAAGCTTCGTATTGTTGACCTCAGCCGGGCTTCGGTATACGAGCAACTGCATATTCCGCATGCCCTGCATCTGCAACCCAAGCTGCTGGTTCGTCAGGAAGAACATAGCATGGGCTTATTGCCGGACATCGACGGCTTGCAGGCGCTGATTGCTTATCTGAACATTTCGCCTGAGCATCATGTGGTGGCTTATGATGATGAGGGCGGGGCATGGGCCGGACGTTTACTCTGGAATCTGCATTGTCTAGGGTTTGAAAATACCAGTTTATTGAATGGCGGGATTCATGCCTGGCTTGGTGCCGGTTTGCCGACCTCTTCCGCTCAGGAAATATTTAGCCCGGTCAGTCATTTAGTTCCGGTAAATCTCGAACAAAAAGCCGTGTTTCAGATTGGGTATGATGAATTGCGCCAGCTTGTTGAAAAGCAAGAAGTTCAACTGTGGGATTGCCGCACTGAAGATGAATATACTGGTCTGCGTCTGGCAGCGCGACGCGGTGGTCACATTCCGGGAGCACGTCATTTTGAATGGAGTACTGCCCTTAACCGGCAAAATCATTTAAAATTGCAGCCTTTACCACGTACTCAGCAGCGTCTGGAACAACTGGGCTTCGATTTGAATCGGCCGGTTGTGGTGTACTGCCAGTCCCATCATCGCTCAGGTTTGGCCTATATTCTGGGCCGCTTACTGGGCTGGAAAATTCGAGCCTATGATGGTGCGTGGAGTGAATGGGGCAACCGCCTCAATAGTCCAATCGCTACAGGGGAGGTGCCATCTTGA
- the pncB gene encoding nicotinate phosphoribosyltransferase encodes MAPIIRSLLDTDLYKFTMLQVVLHKFPQTHSVYHFRCRNLEDTVYPLTDILDDLNHQLDLLCQLNFKEDELQYLRSLRFIKSDFVDYLELFQLKRRFIQASIDSEGRLDIKVEGPMVQAMMFEIFVLAIVNELYFSRIRSPEVMAEGERRLQAKTQLLKQYDASQNPQDPPFLVSDFGTRRRYSFEWQKHVVEEFNKAAPHVFRGTSNVLLAKELGITPIGTMAHEFLQAFQALDVRLRNFQKSALETWVQEYRGDLGIALTDVVGMDAFLRDFDLYFAKLFDGLRHDSGDPYVWGDKAYAHYKKLKIDSKTKMLTFSDGLNLEKAWKLHQYFKDRFQVSFGIGTNLTNDMGQTPLNIVLKLVECNRQSVAKISDSPGKTMTDNDTFLAYLRQVFEITEPA; translated from the coding sequence ATGGCTCCAATTATCCGTTCTCTGTTAGATACTGACTTGTACAAATTCACCATGTTGCAAGTGGTATTACACAAGTTTCCGCAAACGCATAGTGTCTATCATTTCCGTTGTCGTAATCTGGAAGACACGGTCTATCCGCTGACGGATATTCTGGATGATCTCAATCATCAACTTGATCTGCTGTGTCAGCTCAACTTCAAAGAAGACGAGTTGCAATACTTAAGAAGCCTGCGTTTTATCAAGAGTGATTTCGTCGACTATCTGGAACTGTTTCAGCTCAAACGCCGTTTCATTCAGGCCAGTATCGATAGCGAAGGCCGTTTAGACATTAAAGTGGAAGGCCCGATGGTTCAGGCGATGATGTTTGAAATTTTCGTGCTGGCAATTGTCAATGAACTGTATTTTAGCCGGATTCGTAGCCCTGAAGTCATGGCTGAAGGTGAGCGCCGTTTACAGGCAAAAACGCAATTACTGAAACAATATGATGCATCGCAAAATCCACAGGATCCGCCATTTCTGGTGTCGGACTTTGGGACGCGTCGCCGTTATAGTTTCGAATGGCAAAAGCATGTGGTGGAAGAATTCAACAAAGCTGCACCGCATGTATTCCGCGGTACCAGTAATGTGCTGTTGGCCAAGGAACTGGGCATTACCCCGATTGGCACCATGGCGCATGAATTCCTGCAAGCATTTCAGGCGCTTGATGTACGTCTGCGTAATTTCCAGAAATCTGCGCTGGAAACCTGGGTACAAGAATATCGTGGTGATTTAGGCATTGCCCTGACCGATGTGGTCGGTATGGATGCTTTCCTGCGTGATTTCGACCTGTATTTTGCCAAACTGTTTGACGGCCTGCGTCATGACAGTGGCGATCCCTATGTGTGGGGCGACAAGGCCTATGCACATTATAAAAAGCTGAAAATTGACAGCAAAACCAAAATGCTGACTTTCAGTGATGGCCTGAATCTGGAAAAAGCCTGGAAACTGCATCAATATTTTAAAGACCGTTTCCAGGTCAGTTTCGGCATTGGCACCAACCTGACCAACGATATGGGGCAAACCCCTTTAAATATCGTGCTGAAACTGGTGGAATGTAACCGGCAGTCAGTGGCAAAAATTTCGGACAGTCCGGGCAAAACCATGACCGATAATGATACTTTCCTGGCTTATCTGCGTCAGGTTTTCGAGATTACTGAACCTGCCTAA
- a CDS encoding ankyrin repeat domain-containing protein has product MKVMQHAVLASIFALGAMFANLSSAQDLSSVKSVATTPMNSQQELVALFFAAAKTGNDEVINEFLKHGFPADVRNSDGYTPLMMAIYYGHQSIVTSLLKHGADRCARDNKGNTALMGALFKMEFAIARQLHQVDCDAQAEKSGQKTTAEFARVIGQEKQLQKIIQGQDTTQAQPQK; this is encoded by the coding sequence ATGAAAGTTATGCAGCATGCAGTTTTAGCCAGTATTTTTGCCTTGGGTGCCATGTTTGCAAACCTGAGCAGCGCACAAGATCTGTCTTCCGTTAAAAGTGTTGCAACTACACCGATGAACTCGCAACAGGAATTGGTTGCATTGTTCTTTGCCGCGGCCAAAACCGGCAATGACGAAGTGATCAATGAATTTTTAAAGCACGGTTTTCCAGCCGATGTGCGTAATAGTGATGGCTATACACCACTGATGATGGCGATCTATTATGGACATCAGAGTATTGTAACGAGCTTGCTTAAACACGGCGCTGACCGCTGCGCCCGAGACAATAAGGGCAATACTGCCTTGATGGGTGCGTTGTTTAAAATGGAATTTGCCATTGCCAGACAGCTGCATCAGGTCGACTGTGATGCTCAGGCCGAGAAAAGCGGACAAAAGACCACAGCCGAGTTTGCCCGGGTGATTGGTCAGGAAAAACAGCTCCAGAAAATCATTCAGGGACAGGACACAACCCAGGCCCAGCCTCAGAAATAA
- a CDS encoding catalase, with product MFKRSLLVAMLATVTAAQAAPLTKDNGAPVGDNQNSITAGPNGSVLLQDVQLVQKLQRFGRERIPERVVHARGTGAYGEFVTTKDLSDLTIASLFKAGTKTPVFVRMSTVIHGKGSPETLRDPHGFAIKFYTQEGNWDLVGNQTPVFFIRDAIKFPDFIHAMKPSPVNNVQDANRVFDFLSSQPWATNMLTYVYGKQGVPTSYREQDGFGVHAYKLYNDKGEYKYVKFNFRSQQGVKGLNVKEAAEQQGKDFNHLTNDLYNNINKGNFPKWDLYIQVLDPQDLGKFDFDPLDPTKIWPNDLVPETKVGTLTLNRMPKNFFNETEQAAFAPGNLVPGIEPSEDRLLQGRIFSYSDTQMYRLGVNHQQIPVNRPIVAVNNNNQEGYMNVSERDSDVNYEPSRKEPKAATEKARAVQTPLAGTVQQIGVKEQNFKQAGELYRSYTAKEKDDLIMNLAADLGNVKDSETKHIMLSYFYKADADYGTRMTKAVKGNLATVKAKAAQLKD from the coding sequence ATGTTTAAGCGTTCATTACTGGTTGCAATGCTTGCAACGGTTACAGCTGCACAAGCGGCTCCTTTGACTAAAGACAATGGCGCACCAGTCGGTGACAACCAAAACTCGATCACTGCTGGTCCAAATGGTTCTGTTTTACTTCAGGACGTTCAGCTGGTACAAAAATTACAACGTTTTGGTCGTGAGCGTATTCCAGAGCGTGTTGTTCACGCGCGTGGTACAGGTGCTTATGGTGAATTCGTTACCACCAAAGATCTGTCGGATCTGACCATTGCTTCATTGTTCAAAGCGGGAACCAAAACCCCGGTCTTTGTGCGTATGTCGACAGTTATTCACGGTAAAGGTTCTCCAGAAACCTTGCGTGATCCGCATGGCTTCGCCATCAAATTCTATACCCAAGAAGGCAACTGGGACTTAGTTGGTAACCAGACCCCTGTATTCTTTATCCGTGACGCGATCAAGTTCCCGGACTTTATTCACGCGATGAAACCAAGTCCGGTCAACAACGTTCAAGATGCCAACCGTGTGTTTGATTTCCTGTCTAGTCAACCATGGGCAACTAACATGTTGACTTATGTGTATGGCAAGCAAGGTGTACCAACCAGCTACCGCGAACAGGATGGTTTTGGTGTTCATGCCTACAAACTGTATAACGACAAAGGCGAATATAAATACGTTAAATTTAACTTCCGCTCTCAACAGGGTGTCAAAGGTCTGAACGTTAAAGAAGCAGCGGAACAGCAAGGTAAAGATTTCAATCACCTCACCAATGATCTTTACAACAACATCAACAAAGGCAACTTCCCGAAATGGGATCTTTATATCCAGGTATTGGACCCTCAAGACCTTGGCAAGTTTGATTTCGATCCACTGGATCCAACCAAAATCTGGCCAAACGATTTAGTTCCAGAAACCAAAGTCGGTACCTTGACCTTGAACCGTATGCCGAAGAACTTCTTCAATGAAACCGAGCAAGCTGCATTTGCACCGGGTAACCTGGTGCCGGGCATCGAACCATCTGAAGACCGTTTGCTGCAGGGCCGTATCTTCTCTTATTCAGATACACAAATGTACCGTTTAGGTGTGAATCACCAGCAAATTCCTGTAAACCGTCCAATCGTTGCCGTGAACAACAACAACCAGGAAGGTTATATGAATGTGAGCGAGCGTGATTCTGATGTGAACTACGAACCAAGCCGTAAAGAGCCAAAAGCTGCAACTGAAAAAGCGCGTGCAGTTCAGACCCCACTTGCCGGCACAGTTCAGCAAATTGGTGTGAAAGAGCAAAACTTCAAGCAGGCGGGTGAGCTTTACCGTTCATATACGGCCAAAGAAAAAGACGATTTAATCATGAACCTGGCGGCAGATCTTGGCAATGTCAAAGATTCTGAAACCAAGCACATCATGTTGTCTTACTTCTACAAGGCAGATGCGGATTATGGTACGCGTATGACCAAAGCAGTGAAGGGCAATCTTGCGACTGTGAAAGCCAAAGCAGCGCAATTGAAAGACTAA
- the dtd gene encoding D-aminoacyl-tRNA deacylase, translated as MRALLQRVLEAKVVVDGAVSGEIEKGILVFLGLGKGDDLEKGKKLIDKILKYRFFDNEQGKMGWNVSQANGGLLLVSQFTLMAQTQKGLRPDFGPAMPPAEAKALYEQLVEYAQSQFEHVQTGIFAADMKVHLVNDGPVTFNLEVE; from the coding sequence ATGCGTGCGTTATTACAAAGAGTTTTAGAAGCTAAAGTCGTGGTAGACGGTGCAGTCAGCGGTGAAATCGAAAAAGGCATTCTGGTTTTTTTAGGTCTTGGCAAAGGTGATGACCTGGAAAAAGGCAAAAAACTGATTGATAAGATCTTGAAATACCGCTTTTTTGATAATGAACAAGGCAAGATGGGCTGGAATGTCAGTCAGGCCAACGGCGGGTTGTTACTGGTTTCGCAATTTACCCTGATGGCGCAGACTCAAAAAGGCCTACGTCCAGATTTTGGCCCGGCCATGCCGCCGGCTGAAGCAAAAGCCTTGTATGAACAGCTGGTAGAATACGCCCAAAGCCAGTTTGAGCATGTACAAACCGGTATTTTTGCAGCAGATATGAAAGTGCATCTAGTCAATGATGGGCCGGTGACTTTTAATTTAGAAGTTGAATAG
- a CDS encoding SCP2 sterol-binding domain-containing protein produces the protein MKLSSIPVLKLPLVDMSTDPLDLLVVGLALRMKQLARTSPKFIELVHGRQFRIQIGTDEGMARQIIVDNGHIDTVSGDAEKADFVLQFADSEQGVKTLVKGDPTAFMTGMQSGTIKMEGDFGLLVWFNQVAKMIPPKLPKPVKEKFKMARQFIKEKTGK, from the coding sequence ATGAAACTGTCGTCCATTCCTGTGTTAAAACTTCCTCTCGTCGATATGAGTACAGATCCGCTGGACTTACTGGTCGTAGGTTTAGCTTTACGTATGAAGCAGTTGGCACGTACCAGCCCAAAATTCATTGAACTGGTACATGGACGTCAATTCCGTATTCAGATTGGTACGGATGAAGGCATGGCACGTCAGATTATTGTGGATAACGGTCATATCGATACGGTTTCGGGTGATGCTGAAAAAGCTGATTTTGTGTTGCAGTTTGCTGACAGTGAGCAGGGTGTAAAGACCTTGGTCAAAGGTGACCCGACGGCATTTATGACCGGCATGCAAAGTGGCACGATCAAAATGGAAGGTGACTTCGGCCTGCTGGTCTGGTTTAACCAGGTGGCGAAAATGATTCCACCAAAACTGCCAAAGCCGGTCAAAGAAAAATTTAAAATGGCACGCCAGTTTATTAAAGAGAAAACAGGCAAATAA
- the aciT gene encoding ciprofloxacin tolerance protein AciT, translating into MVTANLATIVGFSLVAVAVLAVFFSPYRRWLSFMAAGMLVWGLIEVIRVGTQTWFELPMTYSYLSALTAVMMVVTGLLLREDRRAERALAKRRCIEHTPVYEDDQQQLSSR; encoded by the coding sequence ATGGTAACAGCGAATTTAGCAACGATTGTGGGCTTCAGTTTAGTCGCTGTAGCTGTGCTTGCTGTGTTCTTCTCGCCTTATCGTCGCTGGTTAAGCTTTATGGCGGCCGGGATGCTGGTATGGGGCCTGATCGAGGTGATTCGTGTAGGAACTCAAACCTGGTTTGAGCTACCAATGACGTATAGTTATCTGAGCGCGTTAACTGCGGTCATGATGGTCGTGACTGGCCTGTTATTGCGTGAAGATCGTCGTGCTGAGCGTGCTTTGGCAAAACGCCGTTGCATTGAACATACGCCAGTGTATGAAGACGACCAGCAGCAGCTTTCAAGCCGTTAA
- the serB gene encoding phosphoserine phosphatase SerB has translation MREIILISFLGPDQPNQFTRLMQVLSAHSLQILDVGQAVIHNQLTLGIVVASEDQTATALAMKEILILAHDIGLTVRFKPISATEYDQWVKEGGRTRYIVTALAPELNASHLQAVTQIVSGQGFNIETVTRLSGRPALDGQSSGPKRACVQFGLSGQMLDAAAMREACLRLSTELNVDVAVQEDNAYRRNRRLVCFDMDSTLIEQEVIDELAIEAGVGEQVAEITERAMQGELDFQQSFRARVALLKGMDASVLPKIAERLTITEGAERLISTLKALGYRTAILSGGFQYFAEYLQTKLDIDEVHANALDVQDGVVTGEVKGHIVDGARKAFLLGEIAQEMGISLEQTIAVGDGANDLPMLSIAGLGVAFRAKPLVRQNANQAISSVGLDGVLYLLGVHDKDLNRA, from the coding sequence ATGCGAGAAATCATTCTTATATCATTCTTAGGACCTGACCAGCCTAATCAATTTACACGATTAATGCAGGTTTTGTCCGCCCATTCCTTACAGATTTTAGATGTAGGGCAAGCGGTTATTCATAATCAGTTAACCTTAGGTATTGTTGTAGCCTCTGAAGACCAGACAGCGACAGCATTAGCCATGAAGGAGATCCTGATTCTAGCACATGATATCGGGTTAACTGTGCGCTTTAAACCGATCTCTGCGACTGAATATGATCAGTGGGTCAAAGAGGGTGGACGCACACGTTATATCGTAACGGCATTGGCCCCTGAATTAAATGCCTCTCATCTGCAAGCCGTGACCCAGATTGTCTCGGGTCAGGGCTTTAATATTGAAACCGTGACCCGTCTGTCTGGTCGCCCCGCTTTAGATGGCCAGAGCAGCGGGCCAAAACGTGCCTGTGTCCAGTTCGGTTTAAGTGGACAAATGCTAGATGCAGCTGCCATGCGTGAGGCCTGTTTGCGTTTATCCACTGAACTTAATGTCGATGTCGCGGTACAGGAAGATAATGCCTATCGCCGTAACCGCCGTCTGGTTTGCTTTGATATGGACTCGACCTTGATCGAGCAGGAAGTTATTGACGAACTGGCAATTGAAGCCGGCGTCGGTGAACAGGTCGCAGAAATTACCGAACGTGCCATGCAAGGCGAGCTGGATTTCCAGCAAAGCTTCCGTGCCCGTGTCGCTTTATTAAAAGGCATGGATGCATCGGTACTTCCGAAAATTGCCGAGCGCCTGACCATTACCGAAGGGGCTGAACGCCTGATTTCGACTTTAAAAGCATTGGGTTACCGTACCGCAATCCTTTCAGGTGGTTTTCAGTATTTTGCGGAATATCTGCAAACTAAACTGGATATTGATGAAGTGCATGCCAACGCGCTCGATGTGCAGGATGGGGTCGTTACCGGTGAAGTCAAAGGCCATATCGTCGATGGCGCACGCAAAGCCTTCTTGCTCGGTGAAATCGCCCAAGAAATGGGGATTTCCCTGGAACAAACCATCGCAGTCGGTGATGGCGCCAATGACTTGCCAATGTTATCCATTGCAGGACTCGGTGTGGCTTTCCGTGCCAAACCATTGGTACGCCAAAATGCCAATCAGGCGATTTCTAGCGTCGGTCTGGATGGGGTGCTGTATCTGCTCGGCGTACATGATAAAGACCTGAACCGTGCATAA